From one Asterias amurensis chromosome 14, ASM3211899v1 genomic stretch:
- the LOC139947316 gene encoding uncharacterized protein, with translation MDVKRGHCWRCEKLLPKHLVCCIHCSMAEYCSTLCQDTDRIRHTSVECLMFGPKICNKCGYKGNNTKLCDGCNEVWYCRPRCKQLDLKDHKPFCNKVKASIKSLATGLTLIRPRLRLDDTHYYFGNTMAKDFLQLDNNEWSEMENKTDVRLVRDFHILSAGCGDLRNTVLTAASLPARYQGSLYITLNDFDPFVMARNVLFLFMLVRFADTEGIESSLTTIWYSVHITKKEFNLIKTSLDELIQMTPQSLLNNTKGLVSVLGTDLMSLCQVWLGWKSLECQRDKRSSINLRQQRADSLMSKKVKHGHIIYLSRLTPNDRQVMENWFKHGLFIPTETTESDLPFDNPTMTGQKAPAGIKRLVPKDSTLFYCIGVDSYPFVVWDCLRVRESETRPYPTPMVMYHSYITKLIQKVKSLIQQGRLNIEVSLANCLNFPSIHKSLKMSNYDRIFTSNLADYLGIARLLQTFKLLLNFNNSFSALVTETMNWFKLIPEADLEKLQETPEIWKCFAAYIQDIPQMTHDLPMTFDTGFNSLREYYNITSCFLEYLRADIMAGEIETEPLQNVPSLKTTMEYNGMRMRDFRKKQNKNVPFQYRVNARDLNMMIGCNRAVEWCLSLND, from the exons ATGGATGTGAAGCGTGGACATTGCTGGCGCTGCGAGAAACTTCTCCCTAAACATCTTGTGTGTTGTATTCATTGCTCAATGGCGGAGTATTGCTCAACGCTATGTCAAGACACAGATAGGATAAGACACACTTCTGTTGAGTGCTTGATGTTCGGTCCAAAGATATGCAATAAATGTGGATACAAAGGAAATAATACGAAACTG TGTGATGGATGTAACGAGGTATGGTATTGCAGACCACGCTGTAAGCAGCTTGATTTAAAGGACCACAAACCATTCTGCAACAAGGTCAAAGCTTCAATCAAATCACTGGCAACTGGGCTTACTCTGATAAGACCTAGGTTAAGACTTGACGATACACATTACTATTTTGGAAATACTATGGCGAAGGATTTCCTTCAACTCGACAACAATGAGTGGTctgaaatggaaaacaaaacagatgTCAGGTTGGTGAGGGATTTTCATATATTGTCAGCTGGTTGCGGAGACTTACGCAACACTGTCTTAACAGCAGCTTCCCTTCCTGCCAGGTACCAGGGAAGTCTTTACATCACTCTCAATGACTTTGACCCTTTTGTCATGGCAAGGAATGTCTTGTTTCTTTTTATGTTGGTTCGGTTTGCAGACACTGAGGGAATTGAGAGCAGTCTGACTACCATCTGGTACTCAGTTCACATTACAAAGAAAGAGTTTAACTTGATCAAGACCAGCTTGGATGAGCTCATTCAAATGACCCCTCAAAGTCTCTTAAACAATACAAAAGGATTGGTGAGTGTCCTGGGTACAGATCTGATGTCTCTATGTCAAGTTTGGTTGGGATGGAAGTCTTTGGAGTGTCAACGAGACAAGCGATCGTCAATAAATCTCAGACAGCAAAGAGCAGACTCTTTAATGTCCAAGAAGGTCAAGCACGGACACATCATCTATCTTAGTCGTTTGACCCCCAATGACAGACAAGTGATGGAGAACTGGTTTAAGCATGGGTTATTTATTCCAACCGAGACAACAGAAAGTGATTTGCCATTTGATAACCCAACAATGACAGGTCAAAAAGCTCCTGCTGGTATAAAGAGATTAGTTCCAAAAGATAGCACACTATTCTACTGTATTGGAGTAGACTCATATCCTTTTGTAGTGTGGGATTGCTTGAGGGTGAGGGAGTCCGAGACAAGACCCTACCCAACCCCTATGGTGATGTACCACAGCTACATCACAAAACTCATCCAGAAAGTCAAAAGTCTAATCCAGCAAGGAAGACTTAACATTGAAGTCTCTCTGGCAAACTGTCTGAACTTTCCTTCAATTCATAAGTCTCTTAAGATGTCCAACTATGATCGCATCTTCACATCCAATCTTGCTGACTATCTTGGTATTGCCAGGCTTCTGCAAACCTTCAAGCTGCTGCTGAATTTCAACAACAGCTTCTCTGCTCTTGTCACCGAGACAATGAATTGGTTCAAACTCATCCCCGAAGCTGATCTGGAAAAGCTTCAGGAAACCCCGGAGATTTGGAAATGCTTCGCAGCATACATTCAAGATATACCCCAAATGACCCATGACCTTCcaatgacctttgacactgGCTTCAACAGCCTACGAGAGTATTACAACATTACATCTTGCTTCCTGGAATATCTGAGAGCAGATATCATGGCAGGTGAAATTGAGACAGAGCCACTTCAAAACGTTCCCTCATTAAAAACAACGATGGAGTACAACGGAATGAGAATGCGGGATTTTCGCAAGAAGCAAAACAAGAATGTCCCATTTCAGTATCGTGTGAATGCTAGAGATCTTAACATGATGATTGGCTGCAACAGAGCAGTTGAGTGGTGTCTATCACTTAATGATTag
- the LOC139947518 gene encoding uncharacterized protein isoform X2, which translates to MDVPSGQCWRCEKVLPDQHVHCGNCPIAQYCTTSCRDRDSIRHASVECKIFGPKTCSKCGKKGTMKECKQCNNAWYCNKECQLGNWSIHKQSCIYFRETIKKVAGLLFEKHSEGTTFGDAPYYFGNIIARDYLKLVNNEWSEEVMEEDLARDYQLLSVGCGDLRNTVLTAGSLPDRYQGKLYFTLNDFDPFVMARNVLFLFMLVRFADTEGIESSLTTIWYSVHITKKEYDLIKTSLDELIQMTPQSLTEVTQGLVKVQGEDLELMSQVWGKWKSLECRRKNNMSINLRQQRKALLQKENAMTGLSLYISALAPNETAPMKAWVDHGMFLPSEAKEKDMPFDNPTITGKTSLMGKLYLTKEHVQKDPKDHLLMYCIKSDSFPFVVWDCLRVRESETRPCSSPMVMYHSYITKLLQKVKSLIQQQRLYIQISLANCMDFPSVHKSLKMSKYDRISTSNLTDYIGIAKLLQLFKPLLNSSNKFSAIVTEAMNWIRYLPDGNIKMLMMSPEYVRCENACREDTDSSMTIGINNIREYFNNTSHFLLYLRAQIMAGGPGVQPLTNVPSFEEVMKYNGLEMRDFRKKLNRLVPFQYRVNARVLTMMNGNDRAVEWCLQHTDG; encoded by the exons ATGGATGTTCCAAGTGGGCAATGCTGGCGCTGTGAGAAAGTTCTCCCAGATCAACATGTGCACTGTGGAAATTGCCCGATAGCTCAGTATTGCACCACATCATGTCGAGACAGAGACTCCATCAGACACGCCTCAGTTGAATGCAAGATATTTGGGCCCAAGACATGCAGCAAATGTGGCAAGAAGGGAACAATGAAGGAG TGTAAACAGTGTAACAATGCGTGGTACTGCAACAAGGAGTGTCAACTTGGAAACTGGAGCATCCATAAACAGTCATGCATATACTTTAGGGAGACCATAAAGAAAGTGGCAGgcttactttttgaaaaacattctGAAGGTACTACATTTGGTGATGCTCCTTATTATTTTGGAAATATCATTGCCAGAGATTATCTTAAGCTTGTTAACAATGAGTGGTCTGAAGAGGTAATGGAGGAAGATTTGGCAAGAGATTACCAGCTTTTGTCTGTTGGTTGTGGGGACTTGCGTAACACTGTTTTGACTGCTGGATCACTGCCAGACAGGTACCAAGGAAAGCTTTATTTCACCTTGAATGACTTTGACCCTTTTGTCATGGCAAGAAATGTCTTGTTTCTCTTTATGTTGGTTCGGTTTGCAGACACTGAGGGAATTGAGAGCAGTCTGACAACCATCTGGTACTCAGTTCACATTACAAAGAAAGAGTATGACTTGATCAAGACCAGCTTGGATGAGCTCATTCAGATGACCCCTCAAAGTCTCACAGAGGTCACTCAAGGGTTGGTCAAAGTTCAAGGTGAAGATCTTGAGCTCATGAGTCAGGTTTGGGGAAAATGGAAATCACTTGAatgcagaagaaaaaataacatgtCAATTAACCTCAGACAGCAAAGGAAAGCTTTGCTTCAGAAGGAGAATGCTATGACTGGTTTGTCTCTCTATATATCTGCCTTGGCCCCTAATGAGACAGCACCAATGAAAGCATGGGTTGATCATGGAATGTTTCTACCTTCTGAGGCAAAAGAAAAAGACATGCCATTTGATAATCCCACAATAACTGGAAAGACAAGTTTGATGGGAAAGCTTTACTTGACTAAAGAACATGTTCAGAAGGATCCGAAAGATCACTTGCTCATGTACTGTATCAAATCCGATTCATTTCCATTTGTAGTGTGGGATTGCTTGAGAGTGAGGGAGTCTGAGACCAGACCCTGCTCATCCCCTATGGTGATGTACCACAGCTACATCACAAAACTCCTACAGAAAGTCAAAAGTCTCATCCAGCAACAACGACTTTATATCCAAATTTCTCTGGCCAACTGTATGGACTTTCCTTCAGTACATAAGTCTCTTAAGATGTCAAAATATGACCGCATCTCCACATCCAATCTTACTGACTACATTGGTATTGCCAAGCTTCTCCAGCTCTTCAAGCCACTTCTGAATTCCAGTAATAAATTCTCTGCCATTGTTACAGAGGCAATGAACTGGATAAGATACTTACCAGATGGTAACATAAAAATGTTGATGATGTCACCGGAGTATGTGAGATGTGAAAATGCATGTCGTGAAGATACAGACTCATCTATGACAATTGGCATTAATAACATAAGGGAATATTTCAATAACACATCCCACTTTCTCTTGTATCTGCGTGCACAAATCATGGCAGGGGGTCCTGGGGTACAGCCATTGACGAATGTGCCATCATTTGAAGAAGTGATGAAGTACAATGGTCTAGAAATGCGTGACTTTCGTAAGAAGCTGAATCGTCTTGTCCCATTTCAGTATCGGGTCAATGCACGAGTCCTGACCATGATGAATGGAAATGATAGAGCAGTGGAGTGGTGTCTCCAGCACACTGATGGTTGA
- the LOC139947518 gene encoding uncharacterized protein isoform X1, with the protein MDCSNIVDESRNYIQLKLSQADIVMDVPSGQCWRCEKVLPDQHVHCGNCPIAQYCTTSCRDRDSIRHASVECKIFGPKTCSKCGKKGTMKECKQCNNAWYCNKECQLGNWSIHKQSCIYFRETIKKVAGLLFEKHSEGTTFGDAPYYFGNIIARDYLKLVNNEWSEEVMEEDLARDYQLLSVGCGDLRNTVLTAGSLPDRYQGKLYFTLNDFDPFVMARNVLFLFMLVRFADTEGIESSLTTIWYSVHITKKEYDLIKTSLDELIQMTPQSLTEVTQGLVKVQGEDLELMSQVWGKWKSLECRRKNNMSINLRQQRKALLQKENAMTGLSLYISALAPNETAPMKAWVDHGMFLPSEAKEKDMPFDNPTITGKTSLMGKLYLTKEHVQKDPKDHLLMYCIKSDSFPFVVWDCLRVRESETRPCSSPMVMYHSYITKLLQKVKSLIQQQRLYIQISLANCMDFPSVHKSLKMSKYDRISTSNLTDYIGIAKLLQLFKPLLNSSNKFSAIVTEAMNWIRYLPDGNIKMLMMSPEYVRCENACREDTDSSMTIGINNIREYFNNTSHFLLYLRAQIMAGGPGVQPLTNVPSFEEVMKYNGLEMRDFRKKLNRLVPFQYRVNARVLTMMNGNDRAVEWCLQHTDG; encoded by the exons ATGGATTGCTCCAACATTGTTGACGAAAGTAGAAACTATATTCAGCTGAAGCTTTCACAG GCAGATATTGTCATGGATGTTCCAAGTGGGCAATGCTGGCGCTGTGAGAAAGTTCTCCCAGATCAACATGTGCACTGTGGAAATTGCCCGATAGCTCAGTATTGCACCACATCATGTCGAGACAGAGACTCCATCAGACACGCCTCAGTTGAATGCAAGATATTTGGGCCCAAGACATGCAGCAAATGTGGCAAGAAGGGAACAATGAAGGAG TGTAAACAGTGTAACAATGCGTGGTACTGCAACAAGGAGTGTCAACTTGGAAACTGGAGCATCCATAAACAGTCATGCATATACTTTAGGGAGACCATAAAGAAAGTGGCAGgcttactttttgaaaaacattctGAAGGTACTACATTTGGTGATGCTCCTTATTATTTTGGAAATATCATTGCCAGAGATTATCTTAAGCTTGTTAACAATGAGTGGTCTGAAGAGGTAATGGAGGAAGATTTGGCAAGAGATTACCAGCTTTTGTCTGTTGGTTGTGGGGACTTGCGTAACACTGTTTTGACTGCTGGATCACTGCCAGACAGGTACCAAGGAAAGCTTTATTTCACCTTGAATGACTTTGACCCTTTTGTCATGGCAAGAAATGTCTTGTTTCTCTTTATGTTGGTTCGGTTTGCAGACACTGAGGGAATTGAGAGCAGTCTGACAACCATCTGGTACTCAGTTCACATTACAAAGAAAGAGTATGACTTGATCAAGACCAGCTTGGATGAGCTCATTCAGATGACCCCTCAAAGTCTCACAGAGGTCACTCAAGGGTTGGTCAAAGTTCAAGGTGAAGATCTTGAGCTCATGAGTCAGGTTTGGGGAAAATGGAAATCACTTGAatgcagaagaaaaaataacatgtCAATTAACCTCAGACAGCAAAGGAAAGCTTTGCTTCAGAAGGAGAATGCTATGACTGGTTTGTCTCTCTATATATCTGCCTTGGCCCCTAATGAGACAGCACCAATGAAAGCATGGGTTGATCATGGAATGTTTCTACCTTCTGAGGCAAAAGAAAAAGACATGCCATTTGATAATCCCACAATAACTGGAAAGACAAGTTTGATGGGAAAGCTTTACTTGACTAAAGAACATGTTCAGAAGGATCCGAAAGATCACTTGCTCATGTACTGTATCAAATCCGATTCATTTCCATTTGTAGTGTGGGATTGCTTGAGAGTGAGGGAGTCTGAGACCAGACCCTGCTCATCCCCTATGGTGATGTACCACAGCTACATCACAAAACTCCTACAGAAAGTCAAAAGTCTCATCCAGCAACAACGACTTTATATCCAAATTTCTCTGGCCAACTGTATGGACTTTCCTTCAGTACATAAGTCTCTTAAGATGTCAAAATATGACCGCATCTCCACATCCAATCTTACTGACTACATTGGTATTGCCAAGCTTCTCCAGCTCTTCAAGCCACTTCTGAATTCCAGTAATAAATTCTCTGCCATTGTTACAGAGGCAATGAACTGGATAAGATACTTACCAGATGGTAACATAAAAATGTTGATGATGTCACCGGAGTATGTGAGATGTGAAAATGCATGTCGTGAAGATACAGACTCATCTATGACAATTGGCATTAATAACATAAGGGAATATTTCAATAACACATCCCACTTTCTCTTGTATCTGCGTGCACAAATCATGGCAGGGGGTCCTGGGGTACAGCCATTGACGAATGTGCCATCATTTGAAGAAGTGATGAAGTACAATGGTCTAGAAATGCGTGACTTTCGTAAGAAGCTGAATCGTCTTGTCCCATTTCAGTATCGGGTCAATGCACGAGTCCTGACCATGATGAATGGAAATGATAGAGCAGTGGAGTGGTGTCTCCAGCACACTGATGGTTGA
- the LOC139947481 gene encoding uncharacterized protein isoform X2 — MDVQRGHCWRCEVQLEQTINCPDCKMAEYCSSTCEHRDRVRHRSRECPLFGTRSCNKCNKEGTMKECGGCNNAWYCNKDCQRSDWANHKTSCDKTKAAIVTVAAQLRELYCTMQTDRLDAFHYYFGKCIAKDFLQLDNNEWSDGSLKKTDLNRDYHILSAGCGDLRNTVLTAASLPARYQGSLYITLNDFDPLVMARNVLFLFMLVRFADTEEIESSLTTIWYSVHITKKEYDLIKTSLDELIEMTPQRLTEVTQGLVKVQGEDLTVMSQVWEKWRSLECEREKTSSINLRKQRKELIDEETVQKYGKDKIFIYTNCSQSSNADKQIKEWFDHGMFLPKEKKQELMSFDNPTLTGCAADFPKKPSQKDYAFVYCIRAFLHPFRVWDCLRMRESETRPDPTPMEMYHNYITKLLKKVKSFIQNGRLFIQVSLAYCMGFPSVHNSLKMPNYDRIFTSNIADYVGFAKLLQDFKPLLNSSNHYSVLVTETLIWTHFLPQADCQPEDTEYESCIESYCLDTGRDLGNHSFDIGRDNRLEYFDNAPHFIAYLRAQIMAGGLGVQPLTYLPSFGEVMKYNGLQMRDFRKKLNRHVPFQYRVNARDLTLISATERAVEWSLPHTDG, encoded by the exons ATGGACGTTCAGCGTGGACATTGCTGGCGTTGTGAAGTTCAACTGGAACAGACCATTAACtgtcctgattgcaagatggcGGAGTATTGTAGCTCAACGTGTGAACACAGAGACAGAGTTAGACATAGGAGTAGAGAGTGCCCATTATTTGGAACAAGATCATGCAACAAATGCAATAAGGAGGGTACAATGAAAGAG TGTGGAGGCTGCAACAACGCATGGTACTGTAACAAGGATTGCCAGAGAAGTGATTGGGCAAATCATAAGACGTCATGCGACAAAACAAAGGCAGCTATAGTGACAGTTGCAGCTCAATTAAGGGAGTTATATTGTACAATGCAAACGGACAGACTTGATgctttccattattattttggaAAGTGCATTGCCAAAGACTTCTTGCAACTTGATAACAATGAGTGGTCTGATGGGTCATTGAAGAAAACTGACTTGAACAGGGACTATCATATTTTGTCAGCTGGTTGCGGAGACTTACGCAACACTGTCTTGACAGCCGCTTCCCTCCCTGCCAGGTACCAGGGAAGTCTTTACATCACTCTCAATGACTTTGACCCCCTTGTCATGGCAAGGAATGTCTTGTTTCTCTTTATGTTGGTTCGGTTTGCAGACACTGAGGAAATTGAAAGCAGTCTGACTACCATCTGGTACTCGGTTCACATTACAAAGAAAGAGTATGACTTGATCAAGACCAGCTTGGATGAGCTCATTGAGATGACCCCTCAAAGACTCACAGAGGTCACTCAAGGGTTGGTCAAAGTTCAAGGTGAAGATCTTACAGTCATGAGTCAGGTTTGGGAAAAATGGAGATCACTTGAATGCGAACGGGAGAAAACATCCTCAATCAATctcagaaaacaaagaaaagaatTGATTGATGAAGAAACTGTACAAAAGTATGGCAAGGACAagatatttatttatacaaattgttcacaatcatcCAATGCTGACAAGCAAATTAAAGAATGGTTTGACCATGGAATGTTCctccccaaagaaaaaaaacaagaattaaTGTCATTTGATAACCCGACACTAACAGGGTGTGCAGCTGATTTCCCTAAAAAGCCGAGCCAAAAGGATTATGCCTTTGTGTACTGTATCAGAGCGTTTTTACATCCCTTCAGAGTATGGGATTGCTTGAGAATGAGGGAGTCTGAGACCAGACCAGACCCAACCCCTATGGAAATGTACCACAATTATATCACAAAACTCCTCAAGAAGGTAAAAAGCTTCATCCAGAATGGAAGACTTTTTATTCAAGTGTCACTAGCCTATTGTATGGGCTTTCCTTCAGTACATAATTCTCTAAAGATGCCAAACTATGATCGCATCTTCACATCCAATATTGCTGACTATGTTGGGTTTGCCAAGCTCCTGCAAGACTTCAAACCACTTCTTAATTCTAGTAATCACTACTCAGTACTTGTTACTGAGACATTAATCTGGACACATTTTCTACCTCAGGCTGACTGTCAACCTGAGGACACAGAATATGAATCTTGCATTGAATCATACTGTCTGGACACAGGCAGGGATTTGGGCAACCATAGTTTTGACATTGGACGTGACAACCGGTTAGAGTACTTTGATAATGCCCCTCACTTTATAGCATATCTGCGTGCACAAATCATGGCAGGGGGTCTTGGGGTACAGCCATTGACTTATTTGCCGTCATTTGGTGAAGTGATGAAGTACAATGGTCTGCAAATGCGTGACTTTCGTAAGAAGCTGAATCGTCATGTCCCATTTCAGTATCGAGTGAATGCTCGTGATTTGACCCTAATCAGTGCAACTGAAAGAGCAGTGGAGTGGTCTCTGCCACACACTGATGGCTAA